Proteins from one Lacrimispora sphenoides genomic window:
- a CDS encoding M15 family metallopeptidase: MVNCNDNFSGYERKRALKQHSRIRKNHIILRLITVAAVIGLLWYCINGLNLKGVSPEPILSVGTGSFNVRSADTEKNNTDETSWSLILVNRWNAIPEDYDVDLTELSNGQTVDTRIYPALQNMFDAARADGVYPVVVSGYRTTEKQQSLMEEKIAAYKAEGYTDSQAKTEAETWVAIPGTSEHQLGIAVDINADGVKSNGSEVYKWLKQNSCRYGFILRYPPDKTEITGVSNEPWHYRYVGIKAATHMQDQNLCLEEYLREKDSRLP; the protein is encoded by the coding sequence ATGGTTAATTGCAATGATAATTTTAGCGGCTATGAAAGGAAAAGAGCATTGAAACAACATTCACGCATTAGAAAGAATCATATCATATTGCGGCTGATTACAGTGGCAGCGGTTATCGGACTGCTCTGGTATTGCATCAATGGCTTGAACTTGAAAGGAGTTTCACCCGAACCCATTTTATCCGTTGGGACGGGCAGTTTCAACGTTCGTTCAGCCGACACCGAAAAAAATAATACCGATGAGACTTCGTGGAGCCTGATTTTAGTCAATCGATGGAATGCGATTCCGGAGGATTACGACGTAGATTTGACCGAATTATCGAATGGACAAACTGTTGATACACGGATATACCCAGCACTTCAGAACATGTTTGATGCAGCAAGGGCTGACGGTGTTTATCCCGTAGTCGTTTCAGGATATCGGACGACTGAGAAACAGCAGAGCCTGATGGAAGAAAAAATTGCCGCATATAAAGCGGAAGGATATACCGATTCCCAGGCAAAAACCGAAGCAGAAACATGGGTCGCCATTCCCGGCACAAGCGAACATCAATTGGGAATTGCAGTGGATATCAACGCGGATGGGGTTAAATCAAACGGAAGTGAAGTTTATAAATGGCTGAAACAAAACAGTTGCCGTTATGGATTTATCCTCCGCTATCCGCCGGACAAAACAGAAATCACTGGTGTCAGCAATGAGCCGTGGCACTATCGCTATGTAGGAATTAAGGCTGCCACCCATATGCAAGATCAAAACCTCTGCCTTGAGGAATATTTGAGAGAAAAAGACAGCCGCCTCCCTTAA
- the vanR gene encoding VanR-ABDEGLN family response regulator transcription factor: MQEKILVVDDEHEISDLVELYLQNENYSVFKFYTAKEALACIETTELDIAILDIMLPDMSGFALCQKIREKHAYPIIMLTAKDQEIDKITGLTLGADDYITKPFRPLELVARVKAQLRRYKKYNSVQANTSEESIIVHSGLLLNSSTHECLLNEKPLDLTPTEFYILRILLERKGKVVSAEELFREIWKDEYYTKSNNTITVHIRHLREKMGDTVENPQYIKTIWGVGYKIEL, from the coding sequence ATGCAGGAAAAAATACTTGTCGTAGATGACGAGCACGAGATTTCAGATTTGGTTGAACTCTATTTACAAAATGAAAATTATTCGGTATTTAAGTTTTATACCGCAAAAGAGGCTCTTGCTTGCATTGAGACCACGGAGCTTGATATTGCTATTTTAGACATCATGCTGCCGGACATGAGCGGTTTTGCACTCTGCCAGAAGATTAGGGAGAAGCATGCCTATCCTATCATCATGCTGACAGCCAAGGACCAGGAGATTGATAAGATTACCGGGCTCACCCTGGGAGCCGATGATTATATTACAAAACCATTTCGTCCGTTGGAGCTGGTAGCGAGGGTAAAGGCACAGCTTCGGCGCTATAAAAAGTATAATTCAGTTCAGGCAAATACATCCGAAGAAAGTATCATCGTGCATTCCGGTTTGCTGCTTAACAGCAGCACCCATGAATGCCTTTTGAATGAAAAACCACTGGACCTTACGCCCACCGAGTTTTACATTCTTCGTATTCTCTTAGAACGTAAAGGAAAAGTGGTCAGCGCGGAAGAACTTTTCCGCGAAATATGGAAAGACGAATATTACACGAAAAGCAATAACACCATTACCGTCCATATCCGCCATTTACGGGAAAAAATGGGGGATACTGTGGAGAATCCGCAATACATTAAGACAATCTGGGGAGTGGGGTATAAAATTGAACTATAA
- a CDS encoding sensor histidine kinase yields MKKAADFIANLKISSKIWLCMIIIALCLSAFIGMFSSWYFLRLYKEDTYNQTADSLQIGSQSLSDAYGVMLSNVIDFASTSHFSRLVTDVHNNNRKNEVKNKAALQESMSYLSVSTPLLDSFAVIGKNGEYYSLYSNTLKKGDSPSDAFNWDLSSITGITWLPVRQNPYMKNNAVVPVIIPIAQLTGTRYLNISSDPGETDVYLILLLDFKNLTGRLALSSSSYSDRTLYVAGPDGVPLSLPPDSHWYETASSSRVIKNIAESSRDPGFYFLYDNREYSLYTEPLEFCGLSLVGILPKASLYERITRMNVFLLLLTVVGLALAAFLSLLLSRFVTKPLDRLIKNVREIENDTYHTPCQMKYQDEIGRLNMAINSMYATIKEQFECLRQSERAKYRSKIQLLSEQINPHFLYNTLECINMEVLDNHKQTASSMITSLGDFLRIGLNYGDEIILLSKELVHVKAYIDIMNYRFSRKIVFSYEASPELLNVSILKSLLQPLAENSILHGFELAEEASELIPLPEIRILITFHDGDLVIEIIDNGRGIDTEKAEASLFSQPREDGKRRHVGLNNIYQRLRAYYGTASITFDSIPYFQNTVRITVPYQS; encoded by the coding sequence ATGAAAAAAGCCGCTGATTTCATCGCCAATTTAAAAATCTCCTCGAAAATATGGCTCTGCATGATCATCATAGCCTTATGCTTATCTGCCTTCATCGGAATGTTCAGCAGCTGGTATTTTCTGCGGCTGTATAAGGAGGATACCTACAACCAGACCGCTGACTCCTTACAAATCGGAAGCCAGTCTTTATCTGATGCCTACGGCGTCATGCTATCCAATGTCATTGATTTCGCCTCTACCTCTCATTTTTCCAGGCTGGTAACGGATGTTCACAACAATAACCGGAAAAATGAGGTAAAAAACAAGGCCGCCCTCCAGGAATCCATGTCCTATCTGTCCGTTTCCACCCCGCTTTTGGACTCCTTTGCCGTGATCGGAAAAAACGGGGAATACTACTCTCTTTACTCCAACACATTAAAAAAAGGCGATTCTCCTTCTGACGCCTTTAACTGGGATTTGTCATCCATAACCGGCATCACCTGGCTGCCCGTCCGCCAAAATCCTTATATGAAAAACAACGCTGTCGTCCCGGTCATCATCCCCATAGCCCAGCTCACGGGCACCCGCTACTTAAACATTTCAAGTGATCCAGGGGAAACTGACGTGTACCTCATACTACTGCTGGATTTTAAAAATCTTACCGGAAGGCTAGCCCTCTCCTCCTCTTCCTATTCTGACCGCACGCTATACGTGGCAGGGCCTGACGGGGTGCCTTTAAGCCTTCCTCCTGATTCTCACTGGTATGAAACTGCATCGAGCAGCCGGGTTATAAAAAACATAGCGGAAAGCAGCCGGGATCCGGGGTTTTATTTTCTATATGACAACCGAGAATATAGTCTTTACACGGAGCCTCTTGAATTCTGCGGCTTGAGCCTGGTGGGTATCCTGCCCAAGGCTTCCCTCTATGAGCGGATTACCCGAATGAACGTATTCCTGCTCCTCCTGACGGTTGTCGGACTGGCGCTTGCAGCCTTTCTATCCTTACTGCTGTCCCGTTTTGTTACCAAGCCCCTTGACCGCCTGATAAAGAATGTCCGGGAAATTGAAAACGATACCTACCATACGCCCTGCCAAATGAAATACCAGGATGAGATCGGCCGCCTGAACATGGCCATTAACTCCATGTATGCCACCATTAAGGAACAGTTCGAATGCTTAAGGCAGAGCGAACGGGCCAAATACCGCTCAAAGATACAGCTTTTGTCCGAACAGATCAATCCTCATTTTCTTTATAACACCCTGGAATGCATCAATATGGAGGTGCTTGACAACCATAAGCAGACTGCCTCCTCCATGATCACCAGCCTAGGGGATTTCCTGCGGATCGGACTCAACTACGGCGATGAGATCATCCTCCTCTCCAAGGAGCTGGTCCATGTAAAAGCATATATCGACATCATGAATTACCGGTTCAGCAGGAAAATCGTTTTCTCCTATGAGGCCTCTCCCGAACTTTTAAACGTTTCCATCTTAAAATCCCTCCTCCAGCCCTTGGCCGAAAATTCCATACTCCACGGATTTGAACTGGCGGAAGAGGCCAGTGAGCTGATCCCCCTGCCGGAAATCCGTATTTTGATCACGTTCCATGACGGTGATCTGGTGATCGAGATCATTGACAACGGGCGGGGCATCGATACGGAAAAGGCTGAAGCCTCCCTCTTCTCCCAGCCCAGAGAAGACGGAAAAAGGCGCCATGTGGGACTAAATAATATTTATCAAAGGCTTCGGGCCTACTATGGAACAGCGTCCATTACCTTTGATTCCATTCCATATTTCCAGAACACTGTGAGAATTACGGTGCCATACCAGTCTTAA
- a CDS encoding glycoside hydrolase family 2 protein, whose amino-acid sequence MNKILLNQGWRLDYEGETLNTQIPVSLYYDLLNHKRIDDPFYRDNATLLTSLSEKDYIYRNDFAFIEEIDERKQYFLNFDRVDTISNVYLNDIHVGYTDNMFCTFEFPVNHALKKGTNHLRVEFESPIHYMNEQIEKNGRIPCNTDTLDGFPYLRKSSCMSGWDWAPRLPDMGIYKEASIVVVGKGRLSNVHIRQQHMDGRVTLNLVTEHEINGAMTGDAEKIETIVRITDPEGRLNIYENSPESIEIENPRLWWPNGLGDQPLYQVEVEFYIGGDLQDVYSTRIGLRTMTMAVERDEWGESFAHEVNGVKVFAMGADYIPEDCLVPRVNRETTKKLLTQCILANYNAVRVWGGGYYPDDYFFDLCDEMGLIIWQDGMFCCSTYLLTPEFEENITKELVQNVRRLRHHACLGLWSGNNELEELILAGEYGSFEETVSLRADYIKIFEYIIPKIIKSEDPDTFYWPSSPSSGGGYDFPNDPNRGDAHYWAVWHGFKPFTEYRKQMFRYASEFGFEAMPAYKTIESFTGEDDRNLFSYVMERHQRSNMGYAKMMNYMAQTFLYPTDLKTLVYASQLMQGEAMKYAVEHWRRHRGRCMGAIVWQLNDCWPVTSWSSIDYFGRWKALHYYEKRFFAPIMISCEEEGQLSQNPNINTRPYPLEKSFRLNVANETMSEQLVKVRYSLRNTKSEIIGKEMIVERKVPAMSTIWLDKVDCSEVSLYEDHVHFACEQDGVVFSEGTAIFTMPKFYRYEQPELSWRMEGPDIIITAEAYAKSVEILNENEDLVLTDNYFDMEAGEKRVSIISGSLKGLRLRSVFDIR is encoded by the coding sequence ATGAATAAAATATTATTAAATCAGGGGTGGAGACTGGATTATGAAGGTGAGACATTAAATACGCAGATTCCTGTTTCCCTCTATTACGATTTGCTGAACCATAAGCGTATTGATGATCCCTTTTACCGGGATAATGCAACCCTTCTGACAAGCTTGTCGGAAAAGGATTATATCTATCGGAATGACTTTGCATTTATAGAAGAAATCGACGAGAGAAAGCAGTACTTTTTGAATTTCGACCGGGTTGACACCATTTCTAACGTTTACTTAAATGATATCCATGTAGGATATACCGACAATATGTTCTGTACCTTTGAGTTTCCTGTGAATCACGCACTGAAAAAGGGAACGAACCATCTGCGGGTGGAATTTGAATCCCCCATTCATTATATGAATGAGCAGATTGAAAAAAATGGAAGAATCCCCTGTAACACCGATACTTTGGACGGATTTCCCTACCTGAGAAAATCCAGCTGTATGTCCGGATGGGACTGGGCACCCCGCCTGCCAGACATGGGGATTTATAAGGAAGCTTCTATTGTGGTGGTGGGAAAGGGACGTCTATCCAATGTCCATATCCGCCAGCAGCATATGGATGGGCGGGTTACCTTAAACCTGGTTACCGAGCATGAAATCAATGGAGCGATGACCGGAGATGCAGAAAAGATAGAGACGATAGTACGGATTACCGATCCTGAGGGCAGGTTGAATATCTATGAGAACAGCCCGGAAAGCATAGAAATTGAGAATCCCAGACTTTGGTGGCCCAACGGTCTTGGGGATCAGCCTCTTTATCAGGTGGAGGTTGAGTTTTATATTGGAGGCGACCTTCAGGATGTGTATAGCACACGCATTGGTCTTCGCACCATGACCATGGCGGTTGAGAGGGATGAGTGGGGGGAGAGCTTTGCCCATGAAGTAAATGGAGTTAAGGTTTTTGCCATGGGGGCGGATTATATTCCCGAAGACTGTCTGGTTCCCCGGGTAAACAGGGAGACAACAAAAAAATTGCTGACTCAGTGTATACTAGCCAACTACAATGCAGTCCGGGTATGGGGCGGAGGTTACTATCCGGATGATTACTTTTTTGATCTTTGTGATGAGATGGGATTGATCATTTGGCAGGATGGCATGTTCTGCTGTTCCACCTATCTGCTGACTCCGGAATTTGAGGAGAATATTACAAAAGAATTGGTTCAAAATGTGAGAAGGCTGCGCCATCACGCTTGTCTGGGGCTCTGGAGCGGAAATAATGAGCTGGAAGAGCTGATCCTTGCAGGAGAGTATGGAAGCTTTGAAGAAACTGTGTCTCTGCGCGCAGATTATATTAAGATATTTGAATATATCATTCCCAAAATCATTAAGAGTGAAGATCCGGACACCTTCTACTGGCCTTCAAGCCCTTCCTCAGGAGGCGGTTATGATTTTCCCAATGACCCAAATCGCGGAGATGCACACTACTGGGCGGTATGGCACGGGTTCAAGCCATTTACGGAATACCGCAAACAGATGTTCCGCTATGCTTCGGAATTCGGCTTTGAAGCAATGCCGGCGTATAAGACCATCGAAAGCTTTACCGGCGAGGATGACCGGAATTTATTCTCTTATGTGATGGAGCGCCACCAGAGAAGCAATATGGGCTATGCCAAGATGATGAACTACATGGCTCAGACCTTTTTATATCCAACTGATTTAAAAACATTGGTTTATGCATCCCAGTTAATGCAGGGAGAAGCCATGAAGTATGCGGTGGAACATTGGCGGCGTCACCGGGGACGTTGTATGGGAGCTATTGTATGGCAGTTAAATGATTGCTGGCCAGTGACTTCCTGGTCATCCATTGACTATTTCGGACGCTGGAAAGCGCTTCATTATTATGAGAAAAGGTTTTTTGCTCCGATTATGATTTCCTGTGAAGAGGAGGGGCAGCTTTCCCAGAATCCAAATATTAACACACGTCCTTATCCGTTAGAGAAAAGCTTTCGCTTAAATGTGGCCAATGAGACGATGAGTGAGCAGTTGGTGAAAGTGCGATATTCTCTGCGCAATACCAAATCAGAAATAATTGGAAAAGAAATGATCGTTGAAAGAAAGGTCCCTGCAATGAGCACCATATGGCTGGATAAGGTAGATTGTTCGGAGGTCAGTCTTTATGAGGATCATGTACACTTTGCCTGTGAACAGGACGGAGTGGTGTTTTCTGAGGGAACAGCCATTTTTACCATGCCCAAATTCTACCGCTACGAACAACCGGAGCTTTCATGGCGCATGGAAGGGCCAGACATCATCATTACGGCAGAGGCATATGCCAAATCGGTTGAGATTCTCAATGAGAATGAGGATCTGGTTCTTACAGATAATTATTTTGATATGGAGGCAGGAGAAAAGCGGGTGAGCATTATCAGCGGTTCGCTTAAGGGACTGCGTCTGAGAAGTGTCTTTGATATTCGGTAA
- a CDS encoding alpha-mannosidase, producing the protein MWFIDKRIEVICNQLKELAIVKKEPVKEIEYKKGRFFYPEDADANVQPWEKFDQQKMKWYGPDAHYWFRANYQVEDEQEGKTLRLGVKTQVDEWDDGKNPQFLLFLNKTAIQGLDMNHRVVHLIDHAIRGDNYIFDLQAYTGTLHSEFNLFLEMQQVDLLIEQLYFDLLVPLQAFTRMDKDDKIRLDLETVLNNTINLLDLRTPYSTEFYTSVHKAVNYIEQALYVKMSGYHDVIASCIGHTHIDVAWWWTVEQTREKVARSFSTVLKLMDEYPNYKFMSSQPQLYVFLKERYPDLYEKVKAKVKEGRWEVEGGMWVEADTNLTSGESLVRQFLYGKRFFREEFGIECRELWLPDVFGYSGSLPQIMKKSGIDYFMTTKLSWNQVDKVPNDTFMWRGIDGSEVFTHLITTLGVGQSEDDFFTTYNGILHPDAIMGGWKRYQNKEFNNDILISYGYGDGGGGPTREMLETSKRMEKGIRGIPKVEQKFTRQYFDELYERVKDNCRLETWEGELYFEYHRGTYTSMARNKRANRKSEVMMMDAEFFLTLCALKGCNYPSEELDQLWKTILLNQFHDILPGTSIKEVYEVTRKEYEEINHIGDQLIQQSLDSLCRQKGKITVFNTLSFDRSDVVSLPKEVTGSLKDAEGHTYPIQEGESTNFVYLERLSSKGYNTYTNEPEKSGDVTARISGDGSRFETPFYRVEMDQAGMFTSIYDKAAGRELVQEGRCANQFRMFEDKPIYYDNWDIDIFHTEKSWIADEADKFEWMTNGPVSAVLKIKRRISNSMIVQKISFYRHAKRIDFDTYVDWKDSQCLLKVEFFLDIHSDEAAFDIQFGNLKRKVHQNTSWDKARFESCGHKWVDLSEGHYGVSVLNDCKYGHSVKNGCVSLTLIKSGIEPNKTTDQEEHFFTYSLYPHEGSLYGGDTIREGYKLNYPSHVVLAGAPKEQDSFLWTDRKNVIVETVKMAEDKNGIIIRLYESENTKTTAMLTFGMDNRLLTVTECNLMEEPVEGEVEKTEAGFTFTIKPFEVKTYRVNLDK; encoded by the coding sequence ATGTGGTTTATTGATAAACGGATTGAGGTTATTTGCAATCAGCTGAAAGAGCTGGCAATTGTAAAAAAAGAGCCTGTCAAAGAGATTGAATATAAAAAAGGGAGATTTTTCTACCCGGAGGATGCGGATGCAAATGTGCAGCCATGGGAGAAATTTGACCAGCAGAAAATGAAATGGTATGGCCCCGACGCCCATTACTGGTTCAGGGCGAATTATCAGGTGGAAGATGAACAGGAAGGAAAGACTCTTCGGCTGGGGGTAAAAACCCAGGTTGACGAGTGGGATGACGGGAAAAACCCTCAGTTTTTGTTGTTTCTGAATAAAACAGCAATTCAGGGGCTGGATATGAATCACCGGGTTGTTCATCTTATCGATCATGCCATTCGGGGGGATAACTACATCTTTGATTTACAGGCGTATACAGGTACACTTCATTCCGAATTTAACCTGTTTCTTGAGATGCAGCAGGTTGATTTGTTAATTGAACAGTTGTATTTTGATCTTTTAGTTCCGCTGCAGGCGTTTACCCGGATGGACAAGGATGACAAAATACGGCTCGACCTTGAGACGGTTTTAAACAACACCATCAACCTGCTGGATTTAAGGACACCTTATTCCACGGAATTTTATACTTCTGTACACAAGGCAGTCAATTATATTGAACAGGCTCTGTATGTTAAGATGTCTGGTTATCATGATGTAATTGCAAGTTGCATCGGACATACCCATATTGACGTTGCCTGGTGGTGGACGGTGGAGCAGACTAGGGAAAAGGTGGCAAGAAGTTTTTCTACGGTACTTAAATTAATGGACGAATATCCAAACTATAAATTTATGTCCAGCCAGCCTCAGCTTTATGTGTTTTTAAAAGAGCGGTATCCGGATTTGTATGAAAAGGTGAAAGCCAAAGTAAAGGAGGGGCGCTGGGAAGTGGAGGGCGGCATGTGGGTGGAAGCCGACACAAATCTGACCTCCGGCGAATCTCTGGTCCGTCAGTTTCTGTATGGGAAGCGTTTCTTTCGGGAAGAGTTCGGCATAGAATGCCGGGAACTGTGGCTGCCGGATGTGTTTGGGTACTCCGGTTCCCTGCCTCAGATTATGAAGAAGAGCGGTATTGATTATTTTATGACCACAAAGCTTTCCTGGAATCAGGTGGATAAGGTTCCCAATGATACCTTTATGTGGAGAGGAATTGACGGAAGCGAGGTATTTACCCACCTCATTACAACCCTCGGTGTGGGCCAGAGTGAAGACGACTTTTTTACTACCTACAATGGGATTTTGCATCCTGATGCCATTATGGGTGGGTGGAAACGTTATCAAAATAAGGAATTCAACAATGATATTCTGATTTCTTATGGCTACGGAGACGGAGGAGGAGGCCCCACAAGGGAGATGTTAGAAACCTCTAAGCGCATGGAAAAAGGTATCAGAGGAATTCCCAAAGTGGAACAGAAATTTACCAGACAGTACTTTGATGAGCTGTATGAGCGGGTAAAAGATAACTGCCGTTTGGAGACCTGGGAAGGGGAACTTTATTTTGAGTACCACCGGGGAACCTACACCTCCATGGCACGAAATAAGCGGGCTAACCGCAAAAGCGAAGTGATGATGATGGATGCTGAATTTTTCCTGACTTTATGCGCTCTGAAAGGGTGTAACTATCCGTCTGAAGAGCTGGATCAGTTGTGGAAGACAATACTTTTGAATCAGTTCCATGATATTTTACCGGGAACTTCCATTAAGGAAGTGTACGAAGTAACCCGGAAAGAGTATGAGGAAATTAATCACATTGGTGATCAATTGATTCAGCAAAGCCTTGATTCGTTGTGCAGGCAAAAAGGTAAAATAACCGTGTTTAATACGCTGTCCTTTGACCGCAGTGATGTAGTAAGTCTGCCCAAAGAGGTGACAGGAAGCCTTAAGGATGCAGAGGGACATACTTATCCCATTCAGGAAGGAGAAAGTACCAACTTCGTATATCTGGAGCGTCTTAGCTCCAAAGGGTATAACACCTATACGAATGAGCCGGAAAAAAGCGGGGACGTTACCGCTCGGATTTCCGGTGATGGTTCCCGTTTTGAAACGCCATTTTACCGGGTGGAGATGGATCAGGCGGGAATGTTTACCTCCATATATGACAAAGCAGCCGGGCGTGAGCTGGTCCAGGAGGGCAGGTGCGCAAATCAGTTCCGGATGTTTGAAGATAAGCCTATCTATTATGATAACTGGGATATTGACATATTCCATACGGAAAAAAGCTGGATTGCTGATGAGGCGGATAAGTTTGAATGGATGACCAACGGTCCGGTAAGTGCGGTGCTTAAGATAAAGAGAAGAATAAGCAATTCAATGATTGTACAAAAGATCAGCTTTTACAGACATGCAAAGCGTATAGACTTTGATACTTATGTGGACTGGAAGGACAGTCAGTGTCTTCTAAAGGTAGAGTTCTTTCTGGATATTCATTCGGATGAAGCGGCATTTGACATTCAGTTTGGAAACCTGAAGCGCAAGGTGCATCAAAATACCAGCTGGGATAAGGCGCGATTTGAAAGCTGCGGACATAAGTGGGTGGATTTATCAGAAGGCCATTATGGCGTCAGCGTATTAAATGACTGTAAATATGGACATTCGGTAAAGAATGGCTGTGTATCCCTGACGCTGATTAAATCCGGTATTGAGCCGAATAAGACCACCGATCAGGAGGAGCATTTCTTTACCTACTCGCTCTATCCCCATGAGGGAAGCCTTTACGGTGGAGATACCATTAGGGAGGGCTATAAACTGAATTATCCTTCTCACGTTGTACTTGCAGGAGCACCAAAGGAACAGGACAGCTTTTTATGGACAGACCGGAAAAATGTGATTGTGGAAACGGTGAAGATGGCGGAAGATAAAAATGGAATCATCATCCGGCTGTACGAAAGCGAAAACACAAAGACTACGGCAATGCTTACCTTTGGCATGGATAACAGGTTGTTGACGGTGACCGAGTGCAATCTCATGGAGGAACCGGTTGAAGGTGAGGTAGAGAAAACAGAGGCTGGCTTTACCTTTACCATCAAGCCCTTTGAGGTTAAGACATACAGAGTGAATCTGGATAAGTGA
- a CDS encoding sensor histidine kinase — MQEASGYRKFRQKMLWQLIIMAVISFSVIVVIYMMVWKGKVGNLLVKFFQRGLHMTQEEAFTTYHYVFRYNFGLFFLGAALIVFFLLLFIFLQRFTRYFDIINHGIDALVSEQDEFIQLVPEMAAIEEKLNTVRKTLADRAYRAQEAEQRKSDLIMYLAHDIRTPLTSVIGYLSLLDEAPDMPLEQRAKYVHITLEKAYRLENLVNEFFEITRYNSQQIKLEKQVVDLYYMLVQMADEFYPILATKGNTIAVHADENLTAYGDPTQLARVFNNILKNAVAYSNPHSEISISAGEWDHQVVITFRNQGTTIPAEELSSIFEKFYRLDKARASNTGGAGLGLAIAKEIITMHGGTIMADSKDGITAFTVSLPVTN, encoded by the coding sequence ATGCAGGAAGCATCTGGATACAGGAAGTTCAGGCAAAAGATGCTCTGGCAGCTGATTATTATGGCTGTTATATCATTTTCAGTGATTGTAGTCATCTATATGATGGTTTGGAAAGGCAAAGTAGGCAACCTTCTGGTAAAGTTTTTCCAAAGGGGTTTACACATGACGCAAGAAGAAGCGTTTACCACCTATCACTATGTGTTCCGCTATAATTTTGGACTTTTTTTCCTTGGTGCTGCGTTAATCGTATTTTTTTTGTTACTGTTCATTTTTCTCCAGCGGTTCACCCGATATTTTGATATAATCAATCATGGGATTGATGCTCTGGTATCAGAACAGGATGAGTTCATACAACTCGTTCCTGAAATGGCCGCCATTGAGGAGAAGCTGAACACTGTCCGCAAAACTTTGGCTGACCGTGCTTACCGTGCACAGGAAGCAGAACAGAGGAAAAGCGACCTCATCATGTATCTGGCTCATGATATACGGACACCGCTCACTTCTGTGATTGGTTATCTAAGCCTGTTGGACGAGGCCCCGGACATGCCGTTGGAACAAAGGGCAAAATATGTCCATATTACATTGGAGAAAGCATACCGGCTGGAAAACCTGGTAAATGAGTTCTTTGAGATCACCCGCTATAACTCGCAGCAGATCAAGCTTGAAAAACAAGTAGTTGATTTATACTATATGCTGGTTCAAATGGCGGACGAATTTTATCCCATTCTCGCCACTAAGGGAAATACCATTGCGGTCCACGCGGATGAAAACCTGACCGCTTATGGAGATCCCACACAGTTGGCCCGTGTATTCAATAACATTCTGAAAAACGCAGTGGCATACAGCAATCCCCATTCGGAAATCTCCATTTCCGCGGGGGAATGGGATCATCAGGTGGTGATTACGTTTCGAAATCAGGGAACGACGATCCCCGCGGAAGAGTTATCCTCTATTTTCGAGAAATTCTACCGGCTGGACAAAGCCCGCGCTTCCAATACGGGTGGAGCTGGCTTGGGATTGGCCATTGCAAAGGAAATCATAACCATGCACGGAGGAACGATAATGGCGGATAGCAAAGACGGTATTACGGCTTTTACGGTATCTCTTCCGGTTACGAATTAG